The DNA region GCGGGAACGGTGCAACACGCCACAGTGCGATGCGCGGACGGTGCCGTCGAGCTCACCTTGGATGTCACGGCGGAAGGGGGCCAGCTGCGGCGTGTCCAGTTGCGAATGCCGCGCGAGATCGCACAGGAATTCGCGCTGCGGCTGGTGCACAGCGCCGCCAACCTGTCCTGCATGCTGCTCGGATTCCTCGGCAAATTCGACGACGGCTTCCTCGATCAGGCCTCCGACCTGGTCGCAGTGATCTGCTGAACTGAGTCCTCGCGGCCAGCCATCGCGAGCGGCAGGTCCGGACAACAGCAGCTCCCTTTGTAAGATCGTCGGAGCCGTGCGGCGCCTCGCCGCCGGTGATTCTTGCTTTCGATCATTGAAGGACGAAACGCGGGATCGATCAGGCGCCGAATCGTCGCCGATGCCTTCCCGCTCCAGCTGTCCGGGCCTGTGTCACAACACGGGTCCGCGCAGCGCAAGCTCCACTGCCGACCGCGTAGCCGACCACATAGTACAAGAATTCGTGAGGCGTGTTTGCTATCGGGAAAGGCAGTGCTCCAGTATTGCCGTCGCAGGCCGAATGGCTGGCCGGAGGCGCGCGGTCGCATGGCCGCCACGCGACTTTGACGAACATCGGTCCTGGCTTTTTCGATCGCATTGACATAGATTTGCCTGGGGCGGCGCCTTGATCGCAACTTCATTGTTTCGGCGTGAAAATCGGAGAGCAAGGCCGCAGGTCGATATACGCGAATGGGGAGGTGTATACTGGCCAAACCCATACGGGCCATGCCGGCAATTCCTTCCTATACTGATGACACTCCTGTATCTTGCGGAACCACCGGTCACGCTGGCGGGTGAGCGAGAGGTGCAGGTCGCGTCCGAGACACGGTCGATTCTCCTGACAGGCGGGAATATGACGAAGGGAGGTCCTTGCTCGTGAAGCTGTTCCAGGCGCGGTTGCAGCAAGCGCGCGAGCTGCGGGCATGGAGCCAAGCCGAGCTGGCGCAACGTGCAGGCACTCATGAAAGCTCGATCGCGCATTACGAGAACGGTTCGCGAAAGCCGTCTTTCGACGCCATCGGCCGTTTGGCGGATTGCCTCGAGGTCACAACCGACTTCCTGTTGGGCCGGGTGGAGCATCCGGGCCTGCTCGGCAGCGACCCGCTGGTTGCCGAGCTCGTTTCGCTCACCGGCGATGACCGGGAGCTCGCCAAGGATTTTCTGAAGCTGTTGGCCGCCCGCCGCGCCAAGCCTGAGTGAAGCGGGAAACTCTCGCCGCGGGCGGGAGCTGGCGCAGGGCTCGCTGCGCCGGGCGTGTTTACCTCTCCCCTTTGTGGGAGAGGTCGGCTTCGATGAGTGCGAAGCGATGAGAAGCCGGGTGAGGGGGGCAGCACCAGCCTCGCAGGGATCGCCTCACTTTGAGCCGGAATGGCTACCCTGACCCAGCTCACGAAGGCAGTTGTTGCCCCCCTCACCCGGATCACTCCCCTCGGAACAAGTCCGAGGGGAGTGTTCCGACCTCTCCCGCAAGGGGAGAGGTGAGCGCTGGCGCTTTGCAAATGCTCAAAAGAAAAGCCCCGGTGCGAGGCCGGGGCTTTCCGTCGTCAGGTGGTGTGGATCAGAAGTCGCGCTGGACGCGCAGACGGCCCACCCAAACGTCGTCCTGCTTGGTCAACTTGCTGTTGCCCTTGTTCACGTCGAACTCTTTGTGCTGCATTTGGTCACGCAGATACATCACCTCGACACCGATATCGAGATCCTTCACCGGCGACCAGATCAGGTTGGTGCCGATATTGTACTGCCAGCCGCCATTGTAGTTGGGATTGAAGGGGTTGTAAAAGGCCCCGGTCGCGGTCGTGATCGTGCCCAAACAGGTGGGGCAGGCAGCACCTTGCGCATAGCCGGCAGCCGTCCGGATCGCGCTGGAGTATTCGACATGATACGCACCCGCGAACACGCCCTGACGAATGGTCGGGGTCCAGTAATGCTCGAGAGACGCCATGATCGAATAGGCAGGCGTCAAGGTCAGATGACCCGTCGGCCCGACGACGGCGTCATAGCTCGCGAAGGTCGTGCCGCCGATGCCGTAGGCCAGACCCTGCCAGCTGCCCGGGTTGCCCGAGTTGGCATAGGAGAGGTTGCCCTTCGAGTAAGCGGCCTGCAGGTAGAGGTAGTCGCCGGCCGCGATCATCGGCAGGTTGATCTTGACGCCGGCCTGGACCGCCCAGGCATTGCCGGTCACGTTGCCGTAGCCGCCGGAAACCGTCGGAACCGGGTTGGTGGCGGCGGAGACGAAGCCCGTACCGGTGTTGTTGAGCGTATTGTTGACGACCGTCGATCCGCCGGTTTCGAGGCGGTGATAGGCACCCGACAACTGCGCCGAGCCCCAGCCCTGGGTCAGGTTCAAGACGCCGACCACATCCGGAACGTTTTCACGCTGGATGTAGTTGATCGCGGTGACGCCAGGCGCTGCGTAGGGGCTGATGAGCCCGAACGGATAGGTGATCGAGAAGTTCGCATTCGGCACCGCCGGATTGATGCCGCCTGCACCGGTGACGGGCGCGAGGCCGGCGATCGGGTATTTCTGGCGCTCCTTCGGATCCTCGATCGACAAGGTCGCCGAGAAGCCGTTACCGAAGGTGTAGGTATAGGCCAGGGCCTGGGTGACGATGTCCGAATCGGTGATGCCGAACCAGGTGTCGTTATCCGCGTAGAAGTCGAAGAACGACTGGATGCGACCTGCCGTCAACCCGCCCCACTGCACGAAGGCAGCCGAGATGCCGACGCCGGTCTGCACGCGGTTGCCCGCCGTGTCGATGCCGGCAAAGCTCGGGAAGCCGCTGGCCACGCCGCCGGCGCCACCGCCGAAGCCGAACTTCGTGCCGCCGCGAGCGCCCGAACCCGAACCGAAATAATTGTTGCCGGTGTTGCGCGAGAAGTCGACGCGGGTATAGGCGCGCAGCAGACCCCATTCGGTCGCGGTGCGAGCGTCGATGGAGAAGCGGCCCGTCGCGTTGAAGCTCGAGGGATCGCCCGTCTTGTTGTACGATTGAGTATAGACATATTCGAAGCGGGCGCGACCGGCGAGGCGGATACAGGTGTCGGAGCCGGGAATGTAGAAGAATCCGGGACCGTGCACGGCGCAGATCCGGACGTAATCGACAGGTGCAGCCTTCCTTGTGGGAAGGTCAGCAGCCTGAGCCCCAGCAGCCGCGACGAGACCAGCGGCGGATCCGAGGAGAAGGCTCTTAACGAGCTTCATTGAGACCTCCAAAATTTAGACCCATTAGGATCGGGTTTCACCGTCGCGGAGGCCCCCAGAGGAACCCTGCCTTGGCATCCCTAACCCAGACCCGCCCCGCCGTTTCCGTCCATAAGGAAAAGCGTCGGGACGAATGCGACAGGACGTCCTGCCACATCCGCACCATACTCGTGGCGAAGGCATGATCAATTAACTTCCGGCCATTTCGGCGCGCGGAAGCATGTTTTCGAACGCACGTTGCAAGATTGTCACATCGACAGCAGCTCGTTCGGCCTGAGACTTGTCTCAATGCCGCCAAACCCTGCCGGGAAACCTTGCCGAAGCGTCCCTGGCCTTGATCTTCCGTGACTGGCTTCAATGGGTCGAAAGCGAATCAGCGGAAGCGACAGATTTCTCCTGTCGCATGCTCTCGTAGCGTGTTCTGTCGACATGTGCAAGATGATTCTGTCGCTTCCGCTCAAGCGCCAACACGCACCTCTCCCCGCGCCTTGCGGGGAGAGGTCGATCCCGAGCGCAGCGAGGGAGCGGGTGAGGGGCCGGGTGATTGGGATCAAGGTCGACTCACACCCGCCGAGTTCTTCCCCGTCGCTCTGCAGCTCGTCACATCGAGGCCAATCACCAAGCCCCTCACCCCCCGCCCTCTCCCCGCGAAGGGGCGGGGAGAGGGAGCCGCGCCGCCGCCCAGCTGATGAGAAGTGTGAATATGATAGCCCGCAAGGGGAGAGGTGGGCGCCGGTGGGCACCCGGCGCTGATCCAGCTTCAGCCGGCCATCCGCCGCCTGCCCAGCCCTTCGGCGATCAAGGCATCGAGCAAGGAGGGGTCCTCGACCTGCAATCTCACCGGCAGCTCGCGCAAGGCGATGTCGGGAAGGTCCCCCGTCGCGCCGATCCGCACCCGGTCTTTTTGCGTCGTGACCAGGATCGCGCTCTTGGCGCGCGCCTCGGCGGCGAGCGCCACGAGCTCGGCGGCCGCGAATCGATGATGATCGGCAAAGCCATGTTCGGCGACGAGATGAACGCCGATCTCGCGCAATGTGGCGAAGAATTTCTCCGGCCGCCCGATTCCCGCGAAGGCGATGACGGGCCGGCCGGCGAGGGCCGCCGCTACCGCGGCCTCCGGAACGAGGCGGGCCGCGAGCACGGCAAGGCCGCGCCGCCTCGCCTCCTGCGCCAAGGCCTGGGCGGCCTCGCTTTGCTTGCCCATGACGACAAGCGCCTGGACGAAGGGCCATTGCGCCGCGAGCGGGGCGCGGAGCGGCCCCGCGGGCAGGCATGAGCCATTGCCGATTGCGGTCTCGCCATCCAGCATCGCGAAGGCGAAATCCTTGCGCAATGAAGGGTTCTGCAGCCCGTCATCCATCACGATGACTGTCGCGCCGGCGGCTTCCGCGAGCTTCGCCGCGGCGCTGCGCGAATGGGAGAGCACGGTCGGGGCGCAGGCGGCGAGCAGCAGGGCCTCGTCGCCGACTTCGTCAGCGCCGTGACGCGAGCCGATCTTGGCGTCTCCTTGCACCATGACCGGTCCCGTCAGCGACCCGCCATGGCCGCGGGTCAGGAAGGCCGGCCGCTCGCCCATGCGGGTGAGCCGATCGGCGATCTCGAGCGCGAAGGGCGTCTTGCCGGCGCCGCCCGCGACGAAATTGCCGACGCAGATGACCGGCAGCGCCGAACGGGCGCCTGGCCGCCGCATGCGCCAGGCCGTGACGGCTCCGTAGACCGCGCCCAAAGGGTGCAGCAATCTCGATTCGAGACCTGGCGAACGCCACCAGAAGCCTGGTGCGCGCAGCATCGCGTCAGGCTCGTCCGTGGCGACGCATCAGCGCGCTCCGAGCGCGAAATGCACAAGATAGGGCTCGATGGCGCGCATGGTGCGGTCGACGGCGCCGGTCAGCCGGTCGACGGCGTGGCTCGCGGCGCGGGCCATGTCGCGCAGGCCTTTGGGATTGACGATCATCTCGGCGAAGGCGGCCGCCAGCGCCCGCCCGTCGGAGATCTGGCGCGCCCCGCCCGCCGCATCGAGGGCTTCGTAGACGCCGGCGAAGTTGTGGACATGCGGGCCGTGCAGGATGGCGGCGCCGAGCTTTGCCGGCTCGATCGGGTTCTGCCCGCCATGCGGGACGAGCGACTTGCCCATGAACACGATGGGGGTGAGGCGATAGAACAGGCCGAGCTCTCCGATCGTGTCGGCGACATAGACGTCGCAGGCGCTGTCCGGGCCGAGGCGCCGCGAACGCATGGCCGGACGCAAGCCCGCCGCATGCACGGCGGCCGCCACCTCCCCTCCCCGCTCGGGATGGCGCGGCGCGATGATGGTGAGAAGGCCGGGGAAGCGGGCGGCGAGCGTCCTGTGGGCCTCGGCGAGGATGGTTTCCTCGCCCGCATGGGTGCTGGCCGCGAGCAGCATCGGGCGCCCGGCCGTCATGCCTCTGAGCGAAGCCAGCGCCACCTGATCGGCAGGCGGCGGCGGCACGTCATATTTCAGGTTGCCGGCCGTGGTGACGGCGTGGGCGCCGAGGAAGCGGTAGCGTTCCGCATCGAGCTCGCTCTGCGCCAGGCACAGATCGAAACAGCCGGTCAGCGCCGCGATCGTGCGCGGCAGGCGGCGCCAGCGCGCCAGCGAACGCTCCGACATGCGGGCATTGACGAGCGCCAGCGGCACATTGCGGCGGCGCGCCTCGATGATGGCGTTCGGCCATAATTCCGATTCGGCGAACATAGCGAGATCGGGGCGCCAATGCTCGAGGAAGCGCCGCATGAACAACGGAGTGTCGAGCGGTGCATATTGATGCAGGGCACCGGGCGGCAGCCGCCGTGCCAGCAGGTCGGCCGAGGTCATGGTAACCGAGGTCACGAGCACGTTGAGCGATTTTTCGCAAAGCCTCGCCACGATCGGCAAGAGCGACACGGTCTCGCCCACGCTCGCACCATGCAGCCAGACGAGATGGCCGGGCGGGCGCGGAGATCCGGCAAGCCCCTTGCGCTCGCCGGCACGGGCGAGATCCTCCTTGCCGCGCCGGGCGCGATGGGCAAGGAGGGCCCCCGTGAAGGGCTGCGCCACGCTCGTCGCCGCGCGATAGAGCGAAAGCGTCGCTGGAATATCGGCGCCTCTCATGTGCGTTCCCCGCCCATTCCCCCAGGATCGACGCTGCCGATCAGGGCGTAGGCCCGGGCGTGCAATCTGTCGAGCCCGTTTTCCAGGGCGCGGCGCGCCTCTTCCATCCTTTCGGGGGACGCGTCCGGCGCGACATGGATGGCGTCGCCGAGCGCGATCACCCCGCGGCCGAAGGGCAAGCCCATGCTGGCGTGATCCCAGCTGTCGAAATCGATGCGCCGGCTCGAGACGACCGTGCAGGGCCGGATGGGACGCCCGGAGAGCTTGGCCAGCAGGATGATGCCCTGCCCGGCGACCCGGCGGGTCTTCGGGATGTCGGCCGTCACGCCGACGATCTTTCCTGCGGCGAGCGCATCGAGCATTTCTCTAAGGGCCCTGGCGCCGCCCTTCTTGCGCTGGCTGCCCTTGCCGGCCCCCGAGCCGCGCAGCACCCCGATGCCGAGATGGCGGACGGCGCGCGCATTGATCTCGGCCGTGCCGTGCTTCGAGATCAGGCAAGTGCAATCGTCCACGTCGCGAATCATGAAGGGCAGCATCAGATGTTGCCCGTGCCAGAGCGCCGCGATGAAGGGCTTGTCCTTGTCGACATCGTCATAGAGGTCGGGCGGATCGAGGGTGAAGCGGGTGGTACGCCGCAGCAGCCGCAAATAGCTCGCCATGCCAAAGCCGAGCGCGGCCTGCACGAGGCGTGTCCGTCCGATCCGTTTCAGCATGATGCTATGTGGCGCGGCCCTGCTTCAGCTCTGCGCTCAAGCGCCCTGCTCGGGATCGAGCAGGCGATGCAGATGCACGATGAAATAGCGCATCTGGGCGTTATCCACCGTCGATTGCGCTTTTGCCTTCCAGGCCGCGAAAGCGGACGCGTAATTGGGAAAAATGCCCACGATGTCGAGCCCGCGCAGATCCTTGAACTCGATGCCTTCGATGCTCGTGAGCTCGCCGCCGAAGACGAGATGCAGCAATTGCTTCTGAGAGACGGCTTTCGCCTGGGTGTCCACCATCTTCCTAAGCCTCTTGCGTCCTGACGTCTTGCGAATCAAGATCGCTCGGTAGCCGCGCCGACCGTGTTCGGCAAGTCGGCAGTGTTGGGCAAGCCGCCAACCTTGGGCAA from Rhizobiales bacterium GAS188 includes:
- a CDS encoding lipid-A-disaccharide kinase — translated: MLRAPGFWWRSPGLESRLLHPLGAVYGAVTAWRMRRPGARSALPVICVGNFVAGGAGKTPFALEIADRLTRMGERPAFLTRGHGGSLTGPVMVQGDAKIGSRHGADEVGDEALLLAACAPTVLSHSRSAAAKLAEAAGATVIVMDDGLQNPSLRKDFAFAMLDGETAIGNGSCLPAGPLRAPLAAQWPFVQALVVMGKQSEAAQALAQEARRRGLAVLAARLVPEAAVAAALAGRPVIAFAGIGRPEKFFATLREIGVHLVAEHGFADHHRFAAAELVALAAEARAKSAILVTTQKDRVRIGATGDLPDIALRELPVRLQVEDPSLLDALIAEGLGRRRMAG
- a CDS encoding Helix-turn-helix, which encodes MKLFQARLQQARELRAWSQAELAQRAGTHESSIAHYENGSRKPSFDAIGRLADCLEVTTDFLLGRVEHPGLLGSDPLVAELVSLTGDDRELAKDFLKLLAARRAKPE
- a CDS encoding 3-deoxy-D-manno-octulosonic-acid transferase, with amino-acid sequence MRGADIPATLSLYRAATSVAQPFTGALLAHRARRGKEDLARAGERKGLAGSPRPPGHLVWLHGASVGETVSLLPIVARLCEKSLNVLVTSVTMTSADLLARRLPPGALHQYAPLDTPLFMRRFLEHWRPDLAMFAESELWPNAIIEARRRNVPLALVNARMSERSLARWRRLPRTIAALTGCFDLCLAQSELDAERYRFLGAHAVTTAGNLKYDVPPPPADQVALASLRGMTAGRPMLLAASTHAGEETILAEAHRTLAARFPGLLTIIAPRHPERGGEVAAAVHAAGLRPAMRSRRLGPDSACDVYVADTIGELGLFYRLTPIVFMGKSLVPHGGQNPIEPAKLGAAILHGPHVHNFAGVYEALDAAGGARQISDGRALAAAFAEMIVNPKGLRDMARAASHAVDRLTGAVDRTMRAIEPYLVHFALGAR
- a CDS encoding Porin subfamily protein, with protein sequence MKLVKSLLLGSAAGLVAAAGAQAADLPTRKAAPVDYVRICAVHGPGFFYIPGSDTCIRLAGRARFEYVYTQSYNKTGDPSSFNATGRFSIDARTATEWGLLRAYTRVDFSRNTGNNYFGSGSGARGGTKFGFGGGAGGVASGFPSFAGIDTAGNRVQTGVGISAAFVQWGGLTAGRIQSFFDFYADNDTWFGITDSDIVTQALAYTYTFGNGFSATLSIEDPKERQKYPIAGLAPVTGAGGINPAVPNANFSITYPFGLISPYAAPGVTAINYIQRENVPDVVGVLNLTQGWGSAQLSGAYHRLETGGSTVVNNTLNNTGTGFVSAATNPVPTVSGGYGNVTGNAWAVQAGVKINLPMIAAGDYLYLQAAYSKGNLSYANSGNPGSWQGLAYGIGGTTFASYDAVVGPTGHLTLTPAYSIMASLEHYWTPTIRQGVFAGAYHVEYSSAIRTAAGYAQGAACPTCLGTITTATGAFYNPFNPNYNGGWQYNIGTNLIWSPVKDLDIGVEVMYLRDQMQHKEFDVNKGNSKLTKQDDVWVGRLRVQRDF